The Roseofilum capinflatum BLCC-M114 nucleotide sequence ACCAAACGTTTAGTACAGCGATTCTGTTTTATGACTACTTTTTTCGACTATAGCCCTCTTCTTTCACTTTCGGGAAAAAGCGCTCATGTACCAGTTACTCAGGTGTAGCTGATGGTAAGATACAACATATTGAATGGTGCGGTGCGCCGAATCGAGGTATCCGTTACTCTCGATTTTGGCGATCGCGGCAGCGATGGGTCGTATTATCGCCTAAATCCTCGCTTCCTCTCAGTTCAGTTGATATCCCTCCCATTGATTTATATCCCTCACCCTTATGACTGTTGAACAAACCTATCCCAACGCTCCCGATGTATCTCCAGAAGACTATTTAGTGGTTGGCTTGGCCACTTGCTTTATTAAGGAAGATGGAGAGGTCTATTCGGTGAAAGTAATAGAACCCATCCCTTCAGCCGCTCTAGAAGCTTTGCTTAAGGGAATTCCCACGTCCTATGAAATGGCTTTGGGAACCACGTTAGGCGCGACCCTAGTTCAGGAGACCCCCCAAAAACCCAGGGAGTTCCCTGAGAATGCCCAATTCTGTGACGAGTTTGTGGAACGGGCGATCGCCGCAGTCCGCAGTTATAAGGTTCCCAGCCATGAACCAGTTAAAGCTGAAATTGCGATCGGCACTTGTCGCCAAGATTTCAACTTTTCTACCGAGCGCAAGCGTGTCTTGAATACGACCAATGTGGTTCGCACTGAAGACAATGTTAAGCAACACGAATATACCCATAAGGTGCTGTAATGATTAAACTCTATGGTGGCCCCCGCACTCGCGGAACTTTGGTTCAGTGGTATTTGGAGGAACTTGAGGTTCCCTACGAATTGATTGCTGTGGACATCCAAGGACAAGCCCATAAGCAGCCGGAATATTTAGCGATTCATCCCATGGGGAAGGTTCCCGCTTTGGTCGATGGAGAGTTTACTATCTGGGAATCTGGGGCAATTTTGATGTATCTGGCTCTTCAGTATGGTAATGCGGAGCGATCGGTACAAGAGATTGCCGAGATGAATCAGTGGGTGATTTTTGCTAATGCTAGTTTAGGCCCTGGGGTGTTTATTGAAGCGTCCCGCGATCGCGCCTTAGCCGATTTTATGCCTCCCCTGAACCAACGGCTCCAAGATCAGCCCTTTTTACTCGGCGATCGGTTTACCGTTGCGGATGTAGCTGTCGGCTCCTTTCTCTTCTACATGCCGGTGATGCTCCAACTCGATTTAAGCGAGTATCCCGCCATTACCGACTATATTCAGCGCTTATCCCAACGTCCTGCCTTCCAAAATACCCTTGGCAAACGCTAGATTCATAAAAATGAGACAGGCTTTAGGCCTGTCTCCAGTTAAACAAATGTTTCTGATGCTACTTTTATCTTAATCTCTATTTAAACCCAACTGCTGCTTGCCAAACAAAGGCCAGCAGTAAGAAAAAGA carries:
- a CDS encoding glutathione S-transferase family protein, yielding MIKLYGGPRTRGTLVQWYLEELEVPYELIAVDIQGQAHKQPEYLAIHPMGKVPALVDGEFTIWESGAILMYLALQYGNAERSVQEIAEMNQWVIFANASLGPGVFIEASRDRALADFMPPLNQRLQDQPFLLGDRFTVADVAVGSFLFYMPVMLQLDLSEYPAITDYIQRLSQRPAFQNTLGKR